In the Burkholderia contaminans genome, GCGTGACACGTCAAGCGTCACGCGCCGGCGGCCGGCACGCGGTTCGGCGCGGGGTCGTTCGGCTCGCGCAGCACGCATGCGGTGCCGCCCGGCGTGTACATCGACACGACACAGCGGTTGCACGACGTGCAGCCCGACTGCACGAACCGGCCGTCGCGCAGCCCGTTGACGAAATCGGGCTCGAACACGAGCGCGCGTGCGAGCGCCACCGCGTCGAACCCTTCGCGCATCGCCAGTTCGACGTTCTCGCGTGAACGTACGCCGCCAAGGTAAGCGAGCGGCATCCTGACGGCCGCGCGCACCTTCTTCGAGTGCTCGAGGAAATACATCTCCCGAAACACGCCCATCTTCGGCTCGGTGAGCCTCTGCAGCGCCATTGCGGTGCGCACGATCGCGTTGTCGGCATTCGCGAGCGCGTCGCCGGGCAGCGGGCTGCCGAACAGCTGCCACACCGATTCGACGTTCATCCCGCCGCTGAGCACGAGCAGATGCGCGCCTTCGGCTTCGAGCCGCCGCGCGATTTCGCAAGCGTCGTCGGCGGTTCCGCCGCCGCGCACGCCTTCGGTCACGCCGATCTTGCAGACGACGGCGAGGTCGCGGCCCACTGCATCGAGCACGCGGCGCAGCACCTCGACCGGGAACGCGGCACGCCGCGCCGCGTCGCCGCCATACGCATCGCGGCGGCGGTTGTACAGCGGCGACAGGAACTGGCTGAGCAGATAGCCGTGCCCCATGTGGATCTCGACTGCATCGAAGCCGGCGTCGCGCGCATGGCGTGCGGCCTGCGCGAATTCATCGGCGACGGTCGACATCTGGTCGTGCGTCATCGCCTGCTTCAGGAAGCGGCCGCTCATCACGCCGACCTTGTTGAAGCCGCCCGACGCGCTCAATGGCCGTCGAGTCGACAGCGACGGCAGGAACGTGAAGCAGCCGCCGTGCGTGATCTGTGCGGATGCGGCGGCGCCGTGGCGATGGACGGCGTCGGTCAGCGCGCGGAACTGGCGGACCGTCGGCACGTCGAGCCGCGCCTGGTCGACGAACGTGCGGCCGTCGTCGCTGATCGCACAGTACGCGACGGTCGTCAGCGCGGCGCCGCCTTCGGCGATGCGTTCGTGAAAACGGACGAGCGCGCGCGACGGCACGCCGTTCGGCGTCATGCCCTCGTTGGTGGCGGACTTGATCAGTCGGTTGCGCAGCGTCAGCGGGCCGATCTGCAGCGGGCTGAACGCGGGGGACAGGTCGGTCGGTTCCATGTCGGGCGGAGGTCGGGAATGGGCTCGACGGTCATTGTGCGTACCCCGCACCGGCGCGCATCGTCCAGGTGGATGGCCCGATCCTGCCGAATGAAGCATGCGACGGCCGGCCGTGTCGTTCGGCCATTGGCAGCGCTGCCGGTTTGCACGAATGCATCGATCAATGGCATCGTGACGAAGCGGCACGCCGCACACGACAAGCACAACCGGAGAACCGCATGAGCAGCCAGTCACAGCCGAAGCACAAGCGCATGCCGAAACCCGCCGGGCGTCAGGCGATCCTGACCGAGCAGCGCCGCCGGAAGATGGCGCGTTCACCTCACGCGTACGTGCGCGGCAATACAGCCCGGTTCTACGAATGGCTCGTCGAAACCAACGGCAGCGCGCTGCCGCACGGCCCGTCGATCTGGATCTGCGGCGACTGCCATACCGGCAACCTCGGCCCGGTCGCGAACAGCGAAGGGAAGGTCGACGTGCAGATCCGGGATCTCGACCAGACGGTCATCGGCAATCCCGTTCACGACCTGATCCGCCTCGGGCTATCGCTTGCGACGGCCGCGCGCGGGTCCGCACTGGCGGGCCTGACGATCGTGCACATGATGGAGGCGATGACGGCTGGTTATGCGTCGGCATTCGGCAGCCGCAACGCGAAGCTGCCCGAACGACCGGAACCGGTGCACCTCGTGATGAAGCAGGCCATGCGCCGCTCGTGGCGGCAACTCGCGGTCGAACGGATCGAAGGGCTCGCGCCGACGATTCCGCTTGGTCGCCGCTTCTGGCCGCTGAGTGCGAAGGAATCCCGCGCGATCCGCAAGCTGTTCGGCGACGAAGCGATTGCGACGCTCGCCACGAGCCTCAAGGGCCGCAACGACGCGGGCAAGGTCGACGTGCTCGACGCGGCGTACTGGGTGAAGGGCTGCAGCTCGCTTGGACGGCTGCGCTACGCGGTGCTGCTCGACATCGACGGCGACGTCAGTGACGGCGACGACCTGTGCCTGATGGACGTCAAGGAGGGCGTGACGGCCGCCGCGCCGCGCGACGAAACGGCGACGATGCCGCGCGACAACGCCGAGCGCGTCGTGGAAGGCGCACGACATCTGTCGCCGGCCCTCGGCGAGCGGATGCGGGCCGCGCGCCTGCTCGATCGCGCGGTCGTGATCCGCGAACTGCTGCCACAGGATCTGAAGCTCGACATCGATCTGCTCGCCGAGGACGATGCGCGTGAAGTCGCGCGCTATCTGGGTGCGGTGGTCGGCGCCGCCCACGCGCGCCAGATGGACAAGCCGACACGCACGGCGTGGCGCACCGAACTCGGCCGCAACCGCGCGAAGACGATCGATGCGCCGATGTGGCTGTGGAACAGCATCGTCCAGCTCGTGAGCAGCCATGAAGCGGGGTATCTGGAGCATTGTCGGCGCTTCGCGGCAGGGGAGTAGCGTGTCGCCTCGAGCGACGGCCGAGGCTACCCGGCCGCGCCCAGCTTGCGGGCCTGCCGTCGCATGCCATCGAAGATCGCATCCGCCACGTCCGCCGGAAACTCCGCCGGGATCCGCGCTGCGGCCTCGGCGATCGCCGGTTCCGTGCGCGCGACGACGGCTGCCATCGCGGCGTGCACGTCATCTTCGGTCAGGCCGACACGCCGGCCCTGCGCGATCCAGTGGCGCGGCTGGATCTCGCCGATCACGTAGTGTCGGTTCTTCCCGCACACGGCCATCGCGAGGCGCGCGCGGCGCGGCGGAAGCTGGTTGCGGCGCGTGCCGATGATCGGATGCGCGGACAGCACGTCGTACAGCGGCGTGCTGCGGTAGGTGTTGCCGGGCAAATGCGCGATGCTGAAGTTCTTCGCGTGGCCGTCGATCGCCGCCAGCACCCAGAACACGATATGGCATGTATTGTCAAAATACAAATCATGGGCTGTATTCAATAAAAACAAACGATAGCCTGTCAAATGAAGGCCCCGCCGGCCATCCCGCGTCAACGCCTCACGCCGCTCGCAGCGGATTCGCGTGCACACTCCGCGCGCCTTCCGGATCGTCGTCGCCGAGCGGGATGAACGCCATGATCTCGAGGTCGTGCCCCGACAGCGCCGGCAGCCGGAACGGGCTCGACAGCACGTTCAGCCGCCGCACGCCGAGCTCGCGCAGGATCTGCGAGCCGATCCCCGTCACGCGTCCGTCGCGGCGCGCATGGCCGGCCGGCACCCGCATCGCGTCGCCGCGCATGTCGCAGTCGAGCAGCACCGCCACCCCGCAGCCGGCCGCGTCGATGCGTTGCAGCGCGGCGTGCAGCGGCCACGAATGCGCGGACGGCTCCGCATCGAGCAGGTCGAGCAGCGAATGGCATTCGTGCACGCGCGTCAGCACCGGTGTCGACGGATCGGGCTCGCCGCGCACGAGCGCGAGATGCGGCGCGCCGTGCACCGTGTCGCGATATTCGATCGCGCGGAATCGTCCCCAGGGCGTATGCAGCGGCCGCTCGCCGACGCGTTCGACGAGCGATTCGTGTTCGCGTCGGTAATGGATCAGGTCGGCGATCGTGCCGATCTTCAGCCCGTGATGCGCGGCGAACGCCTTCAGCTCGGGCAGCCGCGCCATCGTGCCGTCGTCGTTCATCACCTCGCAGATCACCGAGGCAGGCGTGAGCCCCGCGAGCGCCGCGAGATCGCAGCCGGCCTCGGTGTGTCCCGCACGCACGAGCACGCCGCCCGGGCGCGCGGCGATCGGGAACACGTGGCCGGGCTGCACGAGATCGTCCGGGCGGGCGTCGGCCCGCACCGCCGCACGGATCGTGTGTGCGCGATCGGCTGCCGAAATGCCGGTCGTCACGCCTTCGGCCGCCTCGATGCTGACGGTGAACGCGGTGCCGAACGGCGTGCCGTTGTGATCGGCCATCGGCGGCAGCTTCAACTGCTCGCAGCGCTCGGCGGTCAGCGTGAGGCAGATCAGCCCGCGCCCGAAGCGCGCCATGAAATTGATCGCGTCGGGCGTCACGTGATCGGCCGCGATCACGAGATCGCCTTCGTTCTCGCGATCCTCTTCGTCGACGAGCAGGACCATTCGGCCCGCCCGCAGTTCGTCGACGATCTCCAGCGTGCCGGCGAGCGTCATGAGGCCTCCGTCAAATCGAACGCGCGGCGCAGCGCGTCGGCGCCGAAGGTCAGCACGCGGTCGGCTGCATCGATCGCGCCGAGCATGCTCGCGAAACCGTGAAGCTGGCCCGGCCAGCGCACGAGCGTCACCGGGGTGCCGGCCTGTGCGAGACGCAGCGCATACGCTTCGGCCTCGTCGCGCAGCGGATCGAATTCGGCGCTGATGATCGTCGCCGGCGCGACGCCTGCGACGTCCGGCGCGGCGAGCGGGCTCGCGAGCGGCGACGCGCGATCGGCGCCTTCGTCGAAATAGTGCCGCTTGAACCAGCGCATCCAGTCCGCCGTCAGGAAATAGCCGTTGCCGAGCGTTTCGTACGACGGATGCTCGGTCGCGCAATCGACGACCGGATACAGCAGCAACTGGTGTGCGATCGCGATGCCCGAGCCGCGCAACTGCAGCGAGGCGACGGCCGCGAGATTGCCGCCGGCGCTGTCGCCGGCCACGGCGATCGCACCGGCGCGTGCGCCGAGATCGCGCGCACTGGCGGCGGCCCAGCGCACCGCGTCGCATGCGTCGTGCGCGGCCGCCGGGAAGCGCGCTTCGGGTGCAAGCCGGTAGTCGACCGACAGCACGAGCGTGCGCGCCCGGGCCGCGAGGCTGCGGCACAGGTTCGCGTGCGTATCGATCCCGCACGACACGAAGCCGCCGCCGTGGAAGAACACGGTCAGCGGCAACGGCCCGTCGGCGGCGGGCCGATACAGCCGTGCGGACAACTGACGGCCCGCCAGGGGAATCTGCCAGTCCGCTTCGGCGGCGACGGCATCGCCCGGAGCGAACGCGCCACCGGCGGCAAGGTTCGCGCGATACGCGGGAACGGTGAGCTGCGCGAAATCGATCGCGGGTGCCTGGGCAAACGCGGCGAGCAACGCCTGCGCCTGTGGGTCGAGCGGCATGGGGACTCCTGTCTGAATCGGATGCGTTTTGAATCAGGTAAACCCGTGTCGCGGTTTTCCCTGAGTCCGCGCCGGACGCTTGCCGGCACGGCCTGACGGGCATTCCAGCGTAGCGGGCAGGGCGCCACATCATCCGATCGGACGATGGTTCGTTCGCACGGATGGCCAATTCTCACCATTCAGTGAATCTCCCGATGACGCCGGAATTTAGACGCGTCTTAATCATGGCGGCGCGGTTGGGTCGCGCCGGAAACATGTCGTATGGAGGATGGAGCGTGCTGATGGAGACGAGATGGGCTCCGCAAGAGAGCCAGGCAACCAGTGACGAGGCCGACATCGGCGTCGCGGATTTCAGCGAACTGATGGCGCGCATCTACCAGGGGCCGCTGGAGACGCCGCCGTGGGCCGGCGCGCTCGAACTGGTCCGCCGCTGGCTGCAGGCAAACTACGTGACGCTGATCCTGCGCGCGGCCGCGAGCGACCGCCGCGCGCCGCTGTCCGTGCACGCGTCGGAATTCGGCCCGGTGGTGCCGGGCGACGGAGAGGCGTCGTACAACAATTACTACTATTCGCTCGACCCGTTCGTCGGCCTGCCGGCCGATCGCGTGGTCACGGTCGACGACGTGTTCGGCGACACGGGCTGGCTGTCGAGCGAGTTGTACAAGCAGTTCCTGAAGCCGCAGGACGTGCGTTATATCCTCGGCGCCGACCTGCGCACGGCGTCGGGCGTCGAGTGCCGCTTCCGCGTGTGCCGCAACCATGCGTCGAAGCAGTTCTCCGCGCGCGACAAGGCGATCTGCGCGCTGCTGCTGCCGCACCTGAAACGCGCGGTGGAATTGCATTCGCGGCTCGACACGGCCGAGGTCGAACGCTCGATCTATGCGAATGCGATCAACCGGATGCAGATCGGCACGATCACGCTCGACGAGAACGGCACGATCATCGACCTGAACAGCGTGGCCGACGAGATCCTCAAGCAGAACAACGGTCTGACGATTGCGCGCGGCACGATCGAGGCGACCGATGCGCAGGAGAACCGCACGCTGAAACGGCTGATCCGCCATGCGGTGATGGGGCATCACGGCACGGCCGCGGCGACCGTCGAGGCGATGCCGATCACACGCAGCTTCGACAAGCCGCGCCTCGGGCTGCTGGTGCGCACGGTGCTTCTGTCCGACTGGTCGGAGGACAACAAGCGGCGGCCGGCCGTCACGCTGTTCCTGCGCGATCCCGACCGCAAGCCGCAGGGCGCGCAGGAGATCATCCGCAAGCTGTTCGACCTGACACCTGCCGAGACGTCGCTCGCGCTGCTGCTGACGAACGGGCTGACGCTCGAGGAGGCAGCGGAGGAATCGGGGATCAGCAAGAACACGGCGCGCACGCATCTGCGCGCGATCTTCTCGAAGACGGGTGCCACGCGCCAGGCGACGCTCGTGCGGATTCTGCTCGGGAGTGTCGTGCCGCTCGGGTAAGCGGCAGCCTGGGCCGATCCATCGGAACCGGCCGCATTCGTCTGTCGATACATCGACAGGGGCAACGCGTCGCGTGTCGCACGATCGCGGCGACATCATGCAAAAGAGGCTCGCACGGTGCGAGCCTCTTCTTCATTCAGCGCCGCAGAGAGCGGCTAGCCTGCCGCCCATGATGCATGGCGCTGCCCGCCGCGTTCACGAGCCCCGCGTCGACCGATCAGCCCATGCCGCCAGCGCCGGCCACTGCGCGCAACCGCGCCGGATGAAACCGACACCGGTACGTATCACGAGTGCGCCGATCGCAAGCGCGGCGAGATCGTCGAGACGGCCGAAGCCGACCAGCGCCGCGCTCATCGCGAGCGCTGCCAGCAGCGACGACAGCGCATCGGTCCGCACATGCCAGCCGCTCGCCTCGAGCAGCGCGGAGCCGGTCTCGCGGGCCTTGCGCAGCATCCAGTGCGACAGCGTGGCCTTGCCGGCGAGCGTGACGGCGACGAGTGCGAGTGTCGTCGCGCCCGGCTGCACGACGGGAGGCGTCGCGAACCCGTTCGTCGCATGCCGGATCATCTGCGCGCCGGTTACGACGAGCAACGCGCCGAGGCCCGCGAGCGCGAGCGGTTCGTAGGTCGGGCGCCGCTCCGGCGGCAGGCGCGCGTCGAGCCGGCACGCGACGAGAATCAGCGCATCCGCGGCGAGATCGATCGCCGCGTGGGCGACGTCCGCGAGCAGTCCCGACGAATGCGCGGACCATGCCGCGACCGTCTCGACGGCGAGCAGCAGCAGGTTGATCGCGAGACTGACGGCGAGGGCGCGGGACGTGGCCGCATAAACGTGGGACGTGGCGCGCGACGTGCGCTGCATGGCGGATTCGTCTGTCGAAAGCGTGGGTCAGACCCGAACGCTACCGGTCGACAGTGGCAGATCGGTGACACGGGCTGAATCGCCGAATTCGTGCGGGATGCGCACGAAAGCCCCCGTGCCGCCCGCCGGCGTGGCGACGTGCCGCCGAGGCGGTGACTGGCTGCACCGTTGCGCGGGAAGCCTGCACCGCGGGCCGCATCGCCCGCGGCGCTTCCCGTCCTCCGAATCGTCGACGCGCCGCGTCAGCTTCGACTCAAAGCGTCTCGATCGCCAGCGCGATGCCCTGGCCGCCGCCTATGCACAGCGTGACGACGCCGCGCTTGATGCCGTCGCGCTGCATCGAATGGATCAGGCGAGTCGTCAGCACCGCGCCCGTCGCCCCGATCGCATGGCCGTGCGCAATCGCGCCGCCTTCGACGTTGACGATCTCCTCGGCGATGCCGAGCTGGGCCGCCACCGCGATCGGCACGACCGCGAACGCTTCGTTGATTTCGAAACGCTCGACATCGGCCAGCGTCCACCCGGCCCGCTCCAGCGCGATCCTGACGGCCGGCACGGGGCCGAGCCCGAACATGCCGGGTTCGACGGCGGCGACGCCGAATGCAACCAGCCGCGCACTCGGTGCAATCCCGTGCGCGTCGGCGAATGCGCGGTCCGCAACCAGCATCGCCGCCGCACCGCTGTTCAGGCCCGGCGCATTGCCCGCGGTAATCGTGCCGTCCGGACGGAACGCCGGCTTCAGCTTCGCGAGCGCTTCGAGCGTCGTGTCGGGACGCGGCGTCTCGTCGCGCGCAAACGCGACGCGCGCCTTGCGTTGCAGGACTTCGACCGGCACGAGTTCGGCGTCGAACTTGCCGTCCGCCAGCGCGGTGGAAAAACGCTGCTGCGAGCGGAGCGCCCAGCGATCCTGGCGATCGCGCGAGATGTCGAGCTGGCTCGCGAGATCCTCGGTATGCCAGCCCGAATGCTGGTCGGAAAACGCGTCGACGAGGCCGTCGCGCAGCATGCTGTCGCGAATCGGCGCGTCGCCCATCCGGTAACCCCAGCGTGCGCCGTCGAGCAGGTACGGCGCGCGCTCCATGCTTTCCATGCCGCCGGCAATCGCCGCATTCGCGTAGCCCAGCAGGATCTCCTGCGCGGCGTTGACGACCGCCTGCGCGCCGGAGCCGCAGACGCGGTTCACCGTGAGCGCCGGCACCTTGACCGGCAGGCCCGCGCCGATGGCGGCCTGCCGGGCCGGATTCATCTTGTTGCCGGCCTGGATCACGTTGCCCAGGACGACCGTGTCGATCGCCGCGCCGTCGAGGCCGCTGCGCCGCAAGGTTTCGCGGATGGCGATCGCCCCGAGCTCGGTGGCCGGGGTGTCCTTCAGGGACCCGTTGAACGTACCGATCGGTGTCCGGACTGGGTGGCAGATGACGACTTCACGTGTGCTCATGGTGCATTCCTGGATCGCGTTGCAAGCTGCGCGGACGAGTCGGTTGCGAACGGGGGGCGCGCCGCGCCATTCGCGTCGCCGGTTCGATTGCGCCGTGACGCCGGCAGGACCGTCGGCGCGGTGCAATGCGGCCGCCTCCGATGACCGGATCACGCACCGCCCTGTGAGGGAACGGTATCTATGCATATGCATACTGTCAACGGGGGCTTTGCGCGTGGGAATGAGGGGCAGGGCACGCCATCGGGGGCGGCGTCGCGCATGACGATGCACACGTCGCGGCCGGGGACGGCTTTCGATCTCGCAATGTCGGTCTTTTGCGCTGATTGCAGAGGCTTCTGGGCGTGCCGGCGGGCCGGGGGGGAATCGGGGTGATGCGTTGCGCTCGGCGATTCTGTACGCGATCCCGAATTCGAGAATCTCGACATTATAGAAATAATGTCAAATTAACTCGCCAGGATGATTGGATATATAACGGTTTACGTTATATTATTTACTAAATCACCAGCCAAACCCCGCCATGTCCGATCTCGCTGCCGACGAATCCCGCCTGACCGCCGAAATCGAGCGCCTCAAGGCCGACTTCCCGAAAACCCGCGAGCTGTATCGCGAAGCCTGCGCACTGCTGTTCTTCCGCTTCGGCATCACGCCCACCGCGAACCGCCTGTACCAGCTCGTCCGCAAGGGCAGCATGAGCACGCCGACGGCCGTCCTCGGCGAGTTCTGGGCCGAGTTGCGGGAAAAGAGTCGCGTGCGTATCGAGCATCCCGATCTGCCGGCCGATCTGCAGGCGGCCGCCGGTGAACTGGTCGCGGCGCTATGGAATCGGTCGAGTGCGGACGCGGCCGGTGCGCTCGATGCATTGCGCGCGGAGGTCGAAGCCGAGCGGGTGGCGGCGAAGGCGGAAGTCGCGGTGCTACAGGCCGATCTGGCCCGCACCGAAACCGCGCTTGAGCAACGCACGGCCGCGCTGCTGGCCGCGCAGGTGCGCATTCAGGAACTGGAGCAGGCGAGGGCGGCGGACGACGCATCGCGGCAAGCGCTGCAAGCGGAGATCGAGCGCCTCACGGCGGACAACGCGGAAGGCGATCGCGCACTTGCGCAGGCGCGTGCGGACTTCACCACGCAGCTCGACCGGTTGCGCGACGATGCCGGCCGGGCCGAGGAGCGCTTGCGCGCGTCGGAGAAGCGGGCGCTTCAGGAGATCGATCGCGAGCGGCTCGCGGCCGCACGGCTGCAGAAGGAACTCGACGCAGCGGCATTGCGCGCGGAGCAGCGCGATGCGCAGCAGCGGAAGGAGGTGGCTGCACTGCAGGCGCAGCTCGGCGACGCGCTGCATCGATGCGGTGTGCTTCAAGGGCAGCTTGACGGCGCGCAGGCGGCCGATGCGGCACGGGGCAAGGAGCTCGATGCGCTGCGGCGTGAAATGACGGCGTTCTCGCGCCGGCCGGCGCTGCGTGGCGCCAAGGCAGCGCCAGCCGCACAACGGGACGAGCGGAGGGGGCGCACACGAAAGCGCGCAGACGAAGCGCCGCCTCGTTGACGGCGAAACCACGAGCGTGCGTCAGCCGAAGGCGACGCACGCCGGAAGCCTGAAGCGGGCAGGCAAGCGACCGAGCCCCTTACACCCGCGATCGCCCACCCACTCGCAAACACCAATCAGCTCGACACATATCGCGACGGCAACGCCGGCGCATCCGCCGGAATCGTGACGAGCGACGTGTTGAGCCAACCCTGCGGCGAGCCGTTCGACTGCGCATAGGCGCCGACGTACGGCATCATCCGCGTCGTCTGATAGACCTGCGGCGTCCACCCGGCCGGCGCGAGGAAGATCGACGTCGCGCGCTTCTCGCTGTACGCGGACGCACCGTACGTCGAGATGTTCCACAGCGTCTGCTGATACGTCGCATAGTCGGCGTTGTGCCGCGATCCGCCAGCCTGCCAGCCTTCGAGCTGGATGAACGTGTTGTACGTACCGGCGCCCGCGAGCAGGTTGTTCACCGTGCGCCCGTACAGGAACGACAGGATCAGCCCGCAGTTCGCCGGCGCGAAATCGCTGCCGACGCTCAGGTAATAGCGGCCCGTCGTGTTCAGGACCGACGCGTAGTGCGAGTTGCCGATATCCGTCGACGTCGTCAGCCCGCTCGCACCCATGAAGCTGTCGAACGCCTGCATCGTGACGCCCGTCGGCAGGTCGCTGGTCGCGCTGATCGCGACGATATGCGAGCCGGCCGCCAGCAGCGTCAGGAACGCGGACAGCGTGCCCGTATTCCAGTTGCCCTGCGCATCGACGAACGGAAACGCGCGATAACCCGTCAGCGCGAACACCGCCGGATCGGAACCGGCCTGCCACGCGATCTGCGGCACCCACATCGTCAGCGGGCCGGCGTTCGACGCACCGGACACATACTGCTTCAGCGCGTCGATGAGTTGCGCATCGGCAACTGGCAGCACGCCGTAGGCCGCGCCGGTCTGCCAGCGCTGCACCCATTGCGCGACGAAGCCGGCAAGCTGGCCGCCGGTGAAGTCGGCGGGCGGCACGTAGCCGAGCGGCCCGGTGCTTTGGTAGGCCGACTGGATCGCCGCGGCCGTGCGCACGTTGCTGCCGAACATGCTGTTCGCGAAATCCTGGCAGTTGTTGGCCGGCGGCGTCGCGAGCTGCGCGAGCGGGACGACCCACGCGCCGTTCGCAGTCGCGACGCCGCGATACAGCGTGAGGTTCGCGACCGAATCGTGACCGGGGAACGTGGCGGCGTCGGCGCCCGACACGTAGCCGGCCGACGGCGTGACGCTGACGGTGGTCGGCTGCGACCCGAACGGATGGGTGTACGAAATGGCAAACGATGCGTCACCGCCGGCGAGGCCGAACGATCCGGTGCAGTCGCCCCAGCTGTTCGACGCGCTGACGGCGGTCGATTGCCCGGTTGCAACCTGCGCTTGCGACGCCTGCGGCAGCGAGCCGCTCTGGCTCGCCGCGTTACCGTACGCGAGCGTCGTCGACGGAATCGCGTTGACGACGTTGATCGTGATCGAGCGGTCGGCGATGCCGTAGCTGCGCGCGGATGCGTCCGCAGCGCCGGTGGCAGCGAACGACGACGCGGACGTCGGGTTGCCGTCGCCGCCGCAGGCAGCCAGCGTGCCGACGAGCGGCGACAGGGTCAGCGCGGCGCCGCGCTGGATGAAGCGCCGGCGGTTCGGCGCGGACGGGCGTTCGGGTTTCGAAGCGGTCATGGGCGTTCCTGGTC is a window encoding:
- a CDS encoding NADH:flavin oxidoreductase translates to MEPTDLSPAFSPLQIGPLTLRNRLIKSATNEGMTPNGVPSRALVRFHERIAEGGAALTTVAYCAISDDGRTFVDQARLDVPTVRQFRALTDAVHRHGAAASAQITHGGCFTFLPSLSTRRPLSASGGFNKVGVMSGRFLKQAMTHDQMSTVADEFAQAARHARDAGFDAVEIHMGHGYLLSQFLSPLYNRRRDAYGGDAARRAAFPVEVLRRVLDAVGRDLAVVCKIGVTEGVRGGGTADDACEIARRLEAEGAHLLVLSGGMNVESVWQLFGSPLPGDALANADNAIVRTAMALQRLTEPKMGVFREMYFLEHSKKVRAAVRMPLAYLGGVRSRENVELAMREGFDAVALARALVFEPDFVNGLRDGRFVQSGCTSCNRCVVSMYTPGGTACVLREPNDPAPNRVPAAGA
- a CDS encoding DUF2252 family protein, translating into MSSQSQPKHKRMPKPAGRQAILTEQRRRKMARSPHAYVRGNTARFYEWLVETNGSALPHGPSIWICGDCHTGNLGPVANSEGKVDVQIRDLDQTVIGNPVHDLIRLGLSLATAARGSALAGLTIVHMMEAMTAGYASAFGSRNAKLPERPEPVHLVMKQAMRRSWRQLAVERIEGLAPTIPLGRRFWPLSAKESRAIRKLFGDEAIATLATSLKGRNDAGKVDVLDAAYWVKGCSSLGRLRYAVLLDIDGDVSDGDDLCLMDVKEGVTAAAPRDETATMPRDNAERVVEGARHLSPALGERMRAARLLDRAVVIRELLPQDLKLDIDLLAEDDAREVARYLGAVVGAAHARQMDKPTRTAWRTELGRNRAKTIDAPMWLWNSIVQLVSSHEAGYLEHCRRFAAGE
- the ribBA gene encoding bifunctional 3,4-dihydroxy-2-butanone-4-phosphate synthase/GTP cyclohydrolase II; the encoded protein is MTLAGTLEIVDELRAGRMVLLVDEEDRENEGDLVIAADHVTPDAINFMARFGRGLICLTLTAERCEQLKLPPMADHNGTPFGTAFTVSIEAAEGVTTGISAADRAHTIRAAVRADARPDDLVQPGHVFPIAARPGGVLVRAGHTEAGCDLAALAGLTPASVICEVMNDDGTMARLPELKAFAAHHGLKIGTIADLIHYRREHESLVERVGERPLHTPWGRFRAIEYRDTVHGAPHLALVRGEPDPSTPVLTRVHECHSLLDLLDAEPSAHSWPLHAALQRIDAAGCGVAVLLDCDMRGDAMRVPAGHARRDGRVTGIGSQILRELGVRRLNVLSSPFRLPALSGHDLEIMAFIPLGDDDPEGARSVHANPLRAA
- a CDS encoding alpha/beta hydrolase, with the translated sequence MPLDPQAQALLAAFAQAPAIDFAQLTVPAYRANLAAGGAFAPGDAVAAEADWQIPLAGRQLSARLYRPAADGPLPLTVFFHGGGFVSCGIDTHANLCRSLAARARTLVLSVDYRLAPEARFPAAAHDACDAVRWAAASARDLGARAGAIAVAGDSAGGNLAAVASLQLRGSGIAIAHQLLLYPVVDCATEHPSYETLGNGYFLTADWMRWFKRHYFDEGADRASPLASPLAAPDVAGVAPATIISAEFDPLRDEAEAYALRLAQAGTPVTLVRWPGQLHGFASMLGAIDAADRVLTFGADALRRAFDLTEAS
- a CDS encoding helix-turn-helix transcriptional regulator, with product METRWAPQESQATSDEADIGVADFSELMARIYQGPLETPPWAGALELVRRWLQANYVTLILRAAASDRRAPLSVHASEFGPVVPGDGEASYNNYYYSLDPFVGLPADRVVTVDDVFGDTGWLSSELYKQFLKPQDVRYILGADLRTASGVECRFRVCRNHASKQFSARDKAICALLLPHLKRAVELHSRLDTAEVERSIYANAINRMQIGTITLDENGTIIDLNSVADEILKQNNGLTIARGTIEATDAQENRTLKRLIRHAVMGHHGTAAATVEAMPITRSFDKPRLGLLVRTVLLSDWSEDNKRRPAVTLFLRDPDRKPQGAQEIIRKLFDLTPAETSLALLLTNGLTLEEAAEESGISKNTARTHLRAIFSKTGATRQATLVRILLGSVVPLG
- a CDS encoding cation diffusion facilitator family transporter produces the protein MQRTSRATSHVYAATSRALAVSLAINLLLLAVETVAAWSAHSSGLLADVAHAAIDLAADALILVACRLDARLPPERRPTYEPLALAGLGALLVVTGAQMIRHATNGFATPPVVQPGATTLALVAVTLAGKATLSHWMLRKARETGSALLEASGWHVRTDALSSLLAALAMSAALVGFGRLDDLAALAIGALVIRTGVGFIRRGCAQWPALAAWADRSTRGS
- a CDS encoding thiolase family protein produces the protein MSTREVVICHPVRTPIGTFNGSLKDTPATELGAIAIRETLRRSGLDGAAIDTVVLGNVIQAGNKMNPARQAAIGAGLPVKVPALTVNRVCGSGAQAVVNAAQEILLGYANAAIAGGMESMERAPYLLDGARWGYRMGDAPIRDSMLRDGLVDAFSDQHSGWHTEDLASQLDISRDRQDRWALRSQQRFSTALADGKFDAELVPVEVLQRKARVAFARDETPRPDTTLEALAKLKPAFRPDGTITAGNAPGLNSGAAAMLVADRAFADAHGIAPSARLVAFGVAAVEPGMFGLGPVPAVRIALERAGWTLADVERFEINEAFAVVPIAVAAQLGIAEEIVNVEGGAIAHGHAIGATGAVLTTRLIHSMQRDGIKRGVVTLCIGGGQGIALAIETL
- a CDS encoding DNA-binding protein, with translation MSDLAADESRLTAEIERLKADFPKTRELYREACALLFFRFGITPTANRLYQLVRKGSMSTPTAVLGEFWAELREKSRVRIEHPDLPADLQAAAGELVAALWNRSSADAAGALDALRAEVEAERVAAKAEVAVLQADLARTETALEQRTAALLAAQVRIQELEQARAADDASRQALQAEIERLTADNAEGDRALAQARADFTTQLDRLRDDAGRAEERLRASEKRALQEIDRERLAAARLQKELDAAALRAEQRDAQQRKEVAALQAQLGDALHRCGVLQGQLDGAQAADAARGKELDALRREMTAFSRRPALRGAKAAPAAQRDERRGRTRKRADEAPPR